ttgaaagtagttctaaaaaaatataccaaatgtataatttggtatatttgtgatACTTTTGTGTAATATACCAGAGAtgtcatttggtatatataatatatttttgtatttttgtattatattcatttggtatattttataattagtaCCACATTATTTTGGTGTAAACTGGTATATTTCAcactatgtggtatattttgaacgaagttctgaataaatatatcaaatatagcatttggtatacttttacttttttatacttttgtgTAGTATACCAGAGAtgtcatttggtatatatttttcgtatttgtgtggtatatgcatttggtatattttaattaataccacaaaaatgggcagcgggtatcttacagtcgatcacactgtattctagctttctttcttttttttttaatgtctGTCAGCCATTCTAATTTGCATTTCTCGACGCTTTTGCCTACTACaagttgcaattgaattttgacACGGACTCTCGGCTATCTTTGGACAGCTACCAATGCCCATTATCTGTACTTTTTATGCGCCGAGACAGGTGAGCGCGGGCCACAAGGGGGGCAGgatggttgctgttgcatattttatgtatgCACAATGTAAGCCAAAAAGCGCGAGCTCCGATTGCGCCTCAAACTATGCAACAAAACGCCACACACgaggcagctgcagcagcaaacacaacacaaaaaaaaaaggttgatgatgatgaagctgTGCTGCAGCTTGGTGGCAAGCAAGGCGCAAGTTGTATGCAACAACATGCAGCCTGAAAAAGTATCTGAAAACTTGAACTTTTGTGCGCTTCTCAACTTAACGACTGGCGAGAAGAGTGGTGAGGAATGGAGGAAGAGCGAAGGTTTCGCTTGTCTCTCTCTCGGGTGCCCGTATTTCTAGCtgctgtttattttattttctgtaaGCAAACGCCCTCCTCTCCCTCCTTTGCCTGCCACATGCTGCTTGCCACATTCCACAGCAATGCGCCCCTGTTCCTTGTTCCCATGCAACACATGGAGCGCGCGCTATCTGTCGTCGCCTCGCAGTGCGAAGcagtttttcatttctattttcatttctttcttttttgacTCGTTTTGCAACGCGTTGAAAATGCGATTTTCTTGTAGAATCGTACAATCCTTATCCTTACCactttccacacacacagacacacatccATATGCAGTGTGTGGCTGGATTACCCTCTTATAGACACACGCATGCAGATTTTTTGGAAGCCAACATGCCACGCGCATTTTGCTTACAGCTTTACTATCAGCTGCAACTTGCCCCTCGCCTCTATTATTGTATGTAGCTGCTGCCTGGTTTTACTATCTCATCTCATTGCAGACATTTTGGTTTGTTTTCCACGTCAAATACCCTAGAGTCATAAACCTGTATGAGACGAGttatattaaacatatttacatattaactttatttataaatgaacTATTTAAAACTCATTTCAAACATTAAACTATGCACTTTGCTTTACATTTTCGTAACAATTATTTCTCCCTTTACATCAACTATAGCGTATGTTGTCAGTCTATCATTTTACAAACTAGTTGCCTGGCACTTTTTTGTAGCTTGATTCGTGCAGCGCATTAAGCAAATTTCTTGCTTTTTGCACTTTCTCTGCACTTTTATCCCAGCTTGTTTTGTGGccaattatgttttttgtacATTGTTCGTTGTGGTTGCCTTCGTTTGGCTCTTTTCTTTCCCCCCGTACCCCTTTCCCATTCTCGATTCTCGTTTTCATTTAGGTTTTCGTTTTCCTCGTTCTCTTTGATTGACATTTGACGTTTAAATGCCAAATTAGCTCTCTGCTTTGCTTCGGCTTTAGgttgcaattttttttcactgacttctttttcttctactGCCTTCCTAGACATGTTCTTGGCCTTAAGTTTCAGGCTAAGCAAAAGCTACTTTAAAAAGTTGTTGCAACTACAACAGCTGCAACGTGCAACGAGCAACGACTGTTAAGTGCAAAGCGTAATGAGTGGAAAAGTTTTGTTCTCAGCAAGCTTAATGATGTCAACCCAAATAGATTCGATAGATGAACCAGTTAACAAATACGTTGAATTTTGTGGCAGAATCACGTTGAATCTGTTCGATTGGGTTACAGTTGCAGTGGGTTGCATTACGTAAATCAAACAAAGACACAGTATTGACATCGTGTTCATTTAATATGTCAATAATATAACAGGGATAAGAGAAATCGATTTTATGAACAGAGGCTTGCTGTAATTACGAAAATGTATAACTATAATTTTGAtctaaataaagcaaattagcaaattgaagaaagttttaaagttttctttcatttattaCAGTAATCAATTTTATGTGTATCTGCATTTATTGCTGACAATTTTATAATCAATAGAATGCTGCCATTGCTTTTGAAGAAATGAAAAGTGTcttgaaattgcttttgacAAATGCCAAGTTTATcacaaaaacatatttcaaatttactaCATACTTCAGAGTTCATTTTTGCAGCCAACCGCACACACACGTTCATTTGCCAAGCTActgttttttcttcaaataaaTGAGTACAAATTTATGCGCgcacaataaaaaatgtttaaatatcaataaaagcaaGTTTCTGCTTTTAAAGCCAgtgttgttgtgcgtgtgtgtggagcTAACGAAACAGAAAATGAAGCAAAGGCTGCCAGATGCTGGTGGCATGAGGCAGCCTTAAACTAGTAATGGCAACTCGGCAGCGGTGCATACAACAAGTATAAGAATGAGTATTCGTATGTGCTCAAtagcggtggcggtggcggtggcttTGGCTGTGGCGTTGGCGGTGGCGACGGCGTCAGCGGAAAGTTCAACTACATAAACAAGTCACGTGTGCAACGTGCGAAGCGCAACGAATCGCAACGAATGAAACAAGAGCGAAAAGTGGTGAAACAGGTGGAAAACTTTGGTCACAGCACCTTCAGACGGTTATGTAGCGCGCGCTTTTGTTTCACATGCTTCGTCGTCATCGACGTCGCTGCATATTTCACACCATGTGGCAACGCTGGCAAGAAGTTTTCATACGCCCCGTGCGCCCGCTGTTTGCCCCACGCAACAACGACTGAAATAACCGCAAtggaaaaacacaaaaagattTACTACTTTGCAAAGGTGCCACTCCTCTACTTTCATAGACGCCcacttatacacacacacacacacacacacagtcaggCAACACAACACTCCCAGCACATTCCCAGCTGGCAGTAAAATAGTAACTGACGgcatgcaaatttgtttgcattcagagcgcaacagcaacagcgccaTCTGTCGGCAAATATGATTATTAACTATGCGATACCCTCCACTCCACAAAAGAATTATTCATACGACTAGTGCAACGAAGGCAAAGTGCAGCAAATGTAGTAAAAGTATTTCCTATGTAAGGAATTTTCTTAGTTTCAATAAGTTATGAGATGCAATATGATTATTTCTTAAGTGAATAAACTGaatctaattttttttattttcttttattttctatacaaaatctagtattaaatactgcattcaatttacataaaacGACGAATATAATTACTTATTATGCGACTCTTAAcaatttgattgttttgttATCCATAACAATATATGCAAAGATTGTTAGGACAAataaaaatccattttaaattaaagttacatttataaatatagtttgaTATTGTATCGATTTAAACCAATTTATAATAGATTCTAAAATTAGAGACAATGAATtgagaattaaattaaattttaattttcagaaatcctatatttaaaaaagattcTAGAAAGCAAATTCTTTTAGCTATTATACTATGAATACCTCTAAACAccttatatttagttattaattaaattttaaaaattctctTACATCGTTCTCCTTTTCAATTtcgtttataatattttggtCATATATAGATTAACTTTATCTAGTTGTCACAGCAATTTAATATGCTATATAGCACCGAATTTGGTTACAGGATATTAACAACAAGAGCTACAACAATTTTAACAGCAAAAGTAACTGCAgaaaatggcaatggcaatggcaaaatggCAAGTTGCAACATGCTGCCATGCTGCCATGCTGCAAGGCTGCATGCTATTCGCTATAGCTACCTGACTgccttttattattatggcTCGACGTTCTTTTGCTCCATGTTGTTGTCGCATAAATTTTGCGGCTTCTTAAGTCgcaagcaataaaataatattagctGCATAGTCTACAGACATGctgagagaagagagagagagagagagagaaagggggAGAGACACAGCGTATGGTGCATGGTAATGGCGATGCCGGcgccgaaaagtatgcaacacgaCAATGCAACGTTGGCAATGATTGCAGCAGGCAGGTTGAGGCAACAATTCGGAAATGGCGCCGCCCCAAGACAAACGCATTTGTCGTATAATTTATGACATGGCCTTAGGTGACTTTTCTGCTATGGGTGGAGGGGAAACGTGGGGGGTAGGGGGCACACAAAACACCATCACCAGCTGGTGCTATGTGTGATTTGGTCGTTacctttttgatttttttcttcttttttgttttctgaaGTGTTGCATGTTATTTATGAGACCGAGGGTAATCAAACTGCATGTCAAAGCCATAAACGGCTCAAACAACCCTCTGCACTGGCCATCAAACAGTGTGGTTAAGTGTGCGAAATGTGTGTGGCTCGTAATCAAAGCAAACACTATAAATCTTTATAGACCTTGTGCATGGGTTGAGGTAAGTGCGGCTCTCAAACGTCAAGTTTATTAGCCAGTGGTGATTGTTAAACTGCATATAAATGGCATTTACTTGAATTAATTGAACTTATGGCCATGGATTAACTAAGACATGCGATTAAGATGCGCTTGTTAAAATAAGTATGCATTAAACTATGGATCTTCATCATCAAGCAACTAAATCTTACTTTGAAAGTTTTAGAGTAACTGTAATGCATGCCCTTAAACTGTAAATTCTAGGCATAAAATCTGTTCTTATTATAAATGGAACAATTTTCTGAAGAgccataaaatatgtaatagaTACGAAGTGTTAGTGACTCAAactaatattttcatttcctcCTTCCTGAGTGCATGCCAAACTGATAGAAATTGCTGTCAAACTTTCATGTAGGTTAATTAATGCAGGCATCTGAATAAAGAGCCAACTCTTTCTATTCACACACGTTGCTCACTTGCGTCCCGCACTTCCGTCCATTCTCCTCGCCCACCGAATGCCTGCAATTTCTCTCTGTCCCTTGCCGTATCTTCGACTCTGTCAAGTGTCACAGCTGCTCAGCTCTTTTCCCAAACTGTCATTATGGGCTTGAAGATAAACGACTCTGAGAGTCTGTGAATTTTGTTCCATTTTGTTTccgtttttgttatttttgttccCCCATCACCCATCATTTGGCTTGgattgcagctgcaacaccaacagcaactgcaagtGTCTGCAGTTGAAGAGGAGAAGCAACCCGCGCTGACTTTTCATATGGCTGCCGCTTCGTaacaatttaaacttttgaCTATTAGTGAGTGAGAGGTGCCCGCCGGGTTTTGCTACTTGCTtctcgtcatcgtcgtcgtcgacgtcagCGTCGTCCTTGCGTCCGAGCTGTAAAAATAGTTGCAAGTTTGTGACATCAGGCAAAAGTTTTGGCCAGCTGAGTTTTTGGATTGCCGCCCCACTCACTCGttaaaccaacaacaaccagcgaGCAAGCGAGCCCATCGATTGACATGCGCTGGCCTGTCCGGTACTCAGCTATCCCTCCTCACCCTCCTTTATCCTGTTTGTCCCCCTGTCCCCCCTTTTCTCTAGGCAAGCCCATTGTCATCAATCTGCGCAAAGTTTGTCTCAGTTTTATGAGCGgtttttgcttcttttctCGCTTCCGTTCCAAcgcaaaaatgtttgtttatgGCATGTCAACGCCTAATGACGCGCCCATTTTTCATTCAACTCAAATGGCCATATGGGCTCTATTCGTGTTCCCCTTAGAGTAAGCTACTACCGCTCAATGGCAACTTTATTTAACAGTTTAATGCGAATGGACGTTATCACTAACGCATGTTTGAAAGTTCCATGCGATGACCTATAATGGGTATTGTAATTATAGATTAACTGCTATTTTAGGAATTCTGGtgatgaatataaaaaagtttcaaatatttgattgtcgaatttatacaatttcaaCATAATGAAATTCAgtttaaaataatgcaattaatacGCTCAGTTTTTCCTTAGCAACTCCAAGCAATATGCCTTTGTGGCCCGACAATCCGTTTTTCCATTGCTAGTTTTCTTCAGAGtgtcaaataataataatcatccTTAATGTGCTTTGTAACATAGTTCATCACATATTGAGGCTCCAGTTGGGGTCCAACTTTCCTGacaatagcagcagctgctttttTATCACCTTTATgatttaaaataccaaaacacaAACTTTGGAGACCTCATTCTAACGTTgattgttgaatatttttgagtttcattctatatttatacacTGCAGACAATTATCAAATTAGAGTAATATGCGATAATTGGATTTTTATTAGGAGGTAAAAATCCCAAAACTTTTATAACTTTAAATAATGCcaattatattacattataaatacataaaattttatattttgcaggAGACTTTTAAATGATAACCTCTTATATGCTAAAGACAAAGTTTTAGCAAAATTGGATATGcttgtaaaatgaaattaatttcctaGCGTCTCTAATGAAAATACATAAGAGAAGGAGGATATGCATTTCCACttgaaaagaaaatcaattgaTCCCACTTGTCGAAAAGTTAATCGATTAGACTATGGAATAATAAATTGGCATACACTGCCTGTTTATTTAAGAAGCTGATTCCGACATTAATTTTTCGACCTGGCCCAAGCAATATGCTTTTGTTGCCCGACGATCCGTTTTACCATTGCTAAGACGTTTTAGATTATCAACTATGAAAACGCCTCCATGAAGTTGTAAGTAATCAGCGTGAATGCGCTTTGCAACATAGTTAACCATGTCCTGGGGTTCTAATTGGGCTTCGACTTTTTTaacaactgctgcagctgcttcgTCATCATTTAAGTCATTTAATACACCAAAGATACAAACTTCGGAGACCTCTGGCATTTCGGAAATAATCTTTTCGATTTCATTAGGATAATACATGATATTCTGATATTTTAACATGTCCTTTTTACGATCAACTATAAACAAGAAGCCATCGTCATCAATGTAACCCAAATCTCCCGTATGATACCATAAGTTACTATCTCGAAATTTTCGACTTTCCTCAGGATTTCCGTAATAACCAGCCCAATATCTTTCGCTGTATATGCAAAGCTCACCCACTACATTAGGATCTTGAGGTTCATTCTGTTCGTTAATGATCTTTAACTTGACGTCATCAATTGGGCGACCTACGGAGCCGGGCTTTTGATCAAAATGATAGTTTGAAATAATTCCTGCACGAAACTCCGTGAAACCATATCCAAAAATTAGCCTACATTTAGGAGAAAGTGTGCCACGGAATCTATTTTGAACCTCTAAGGAACAACCAGAACCTCCGTAAAAATAATAGAGTACACTATCCAGGTAATCCTCTTTAAACTCGGGACAGTTCACCATCTGCGCCATTTGTGGAGGAGGCTGCATTATCAACGTCACTTTATGCTTCTTAATCAGTCGCAAAACATGAGAAGCATTGAATGGCTTGTCAGTTATTATGCGAAGAGCACTTTGAACTCCGGATGTTAAAGTTATAAGGAATCCAGATACCCAATCCAAAGCGCTTGTCGTAAACAAAACATCAGAAGTGTTTACGTAATTACaggaaaaacataaatttataaaacccAAATCATCGAATTGGTGTC
This window of the Drosophila albomicans strain 15112-1751.03 chromosome 2L, ASM965048v2, whole genome shotgun sequence genome carries:
- the LOC117563434 gene encoding LOW QUALITY PROTEIN: uncharacterized protein LOC117563434 (The sequence of the model RefSeq protein was modified relative to this genomic sequence to represent the inferred CDS: substituted 2 bases at 2 genomic stop codons), with the translated sequence MNYTPEISYNSDEKVWIGKKPPAYFSPDLSVGQVIFHEMKRHPKLIAQISVTENTVLTREELLLNSMRVASYLRNLGLEQSDIIGIIARNTTHLFAVAYACFFNGMAFHSANVNYEQDKIIKLYDITKPKIIFCDGDEYEKVKEATKHLNLKIVTMRNHKDGSISIDEVLATPVDPFFEPARLEQGMNQTLAILCSSGTTGTPKAVTIPNEEAIKNVLEXVKXHQFDDLGFINLCFSCNYVNTSDVLFTTSALDWVSGFLITLTSGVQSALRIITDKPFNASHVLRLIKKHKVTLIMQPPPQMAQMVNCPEFKEDYLDSVLYYFYGGSGCSLEVQNRFRGTLSPKCRLIFGYGFTEFRAGIISNYHFDQKPGSVGRPIDDVKLKIINEQNEPQDPNVVGELCIYSERYWAGYYGNPEESRKFRDSNLWYHTGDLGYIDDDGFLFIVDRKKDMLKYQNIMYYPNEIEKIISEMPEVSEVCIFGVLNDLNDDEAAAAVVKKVEAQLEPQDMVNYVAKRIHADYLQLHGGVFIVDNLKRLSNGKTDRRATKAYCLGQVEKLMSESAS